GGTGGCGGCGCGGACGTCGATGACGTCGGTGCACCTGGAGCGCATCGACGACGGGCGGACCCGGTTGACGGTCGGCACGCCGTCGCTGGAGGAGGTGGTCCTGTGGATCGCCATGATCGGCGTCGACTTCGAGGTGGAGGGACCGGAGGAGCTGCGCGAGCACCTCCGGTCCCACGCGGCCCGGCTGCTGCGGGCGGCCGGCGACCGCCCCGGGTGAGGGTCGGCCGCCGGCGTCACGCGGTCCCCGGACCGGTCGCGGTCAGGAGCGGGCGCAGGCCAGGCGGTAGGCGGCGGCGCCGATGAGCTCCAGCGACACCTGGAGGCGCTCGGGGCTCACGTTCTGCGCGATCGTGTCCTCGGGCGTGTGGTAGAGCGGTTCCAGCTCGTGCGGGCCGCCCTCACCGCGCCAGCTGAAGTTCGCCGCGGCGATGCCCTTCTCGTGGAACGGCACGTGGTCGCTGCTGCCGCGCGCCACGGGGCCGTGGACGCGGGAGCCGTAGCCGAGGCGGGTCGCGGCGGCGGCGACCTGCGCGGTGGTGGCGTTGTCGCCGCCGTCCACCGACAGCAGCCAGTAGGCGGTGGCCGGGCCGTGGCTGGTGGCGACCATGTCGTTCTGGAACACGCCGGCGATGCGCGCCGCCTCCTCCGCGGGCAGTCCGCCCACGTAGTGGCGCGACCCGAGCAGGCCCTGCTCCTCCGAGCCCCACAGCGCGAACCGCAGCGCCCGCCGCGTCGGCAGGTGGCGCAGCACGCGGGCCAGTTCGAGCGCGAGCACGGTGCCGCTGCCGTCGTCGTTCGCGCCCGGCGAGCCCGGCACGGTGTCGTAGTGCGCGGTCACCATGACCACGCCCCGGTCGCGGCCGGGGAACGTCGCGGGCCGGTCGGCGATCACGTTGTACGAGGTCAGGCCCGTGTGGTGGGTGGTGGTGACGGTGATCGTGACGGGACCGGCCGCGCGCAGCCGCTCCACGTGCACCTGGGCGACGCCGAGCACCGGCACGGCGACGGCCCCGGTCAGCGCCGGGGAGAACGCGCCGGTCCTGCCCGCCGGCGGGACGGGGACGCGGCCGACGAGCACGGCCGCCGCGCCCCGGCGTGCGGCGTCGAGCACCGCGGTCGAGCCGGTGGGCACGTTGACCAGCAGCACGATCGCGCCGGTGAGGTCGTCGGGCAGCGGCGCGGCCGGGTCCAGCTCCCGCACCGGACCGGTCGCGGTGACGCCGAGCGCGCCGGAGCGGGACGCCGCCGCGTGCCACGTGTCCCCGCCGACGACCAGCGTGGACAGGTACTTGTCGGGCACGGCGAACGGCTGGAGCGTCACCTGGTAGCGCAGGTCGCGCAGCACGTCCGCGAGGTAGTCGCGGGCCCGGTGCTCCGACTCGGTGCCGCCGATGCGCAGGCCCATCCGGTCGCTGAGCACCCGCAGGTGCTCCATCGCCCGGCGGGCCCGCACCCGGCCCACCACGGGCAGGTCGCCCAGCCCCAGGTCGGGCAGGTCGGAGGCGCCGGGCCGCTGCGCGCGGGCGACCGGGTTCAGGCCGAGCACGGCCGCGCCCGCCGCCGCGGCGGCACCGGTGAGGAGTGAACGTCTGCGCATGTGCGCCCCCTGGTTCGTCGACCACCCGAACGTAGGCAGGGGTCGCGAAGCGGACAAGGTGCCGTTGGCGGACACGGAATCCGCCAACGGCACCACGTCGACCAGGGGTTGCGCGGCCGGGTCGCGCGGCCTACGGGGTGGCGGCGCGGTGCAGCTCGCGCAGGGCCCGCACGGCCGCGACGGCGTGCTCGCGGTCCACCGCCTGCACGGCCATGACGGACACGTACTCGTCGTCGGGCAGCTCCAGCCGCGCCCAGGACGCGCCGTCCGGGAAGGACACGTGCAGCACGTCCGACCACGCGTAGCGGTGCGCGGTGACGACGTTGCGGACCTCGATGCCCTCGGCGTCCGCGCGCACCCTGGGCCGGGCCAGCAGCAGCGCCCCGCACGCCAGCAGCACGCCCAGGCAGATCATCGCCACCTGGTCGGAGGTCCGGAAGATCACGCCGGTGGGCGTGTCCCCGAGCAGGAGCCCGACGACGGTGAACGAGGCGACCAGGAACACCGCGCAGGTCACGGCGACGAGGCGGATCTTCTTCGGGCGGAACTCGACGGCCACGGCGGTGCTCACGTCCCCGCCCGCAGCCCGCGCAGCACGAGCGCCGTGTCCAGCGCCGCCACGCACGCCTCGAAGCCCTTGTCCTCGACCGAGTCCGCGAACCCCGCGCGGGCCAGGGCCTGCTCCTCGTCGTCGGTGGTGAGCACGCCGTTGCCGACGGGCGTGGACTCGTCCAGCGCCACCCGCGTCAGGCCCGCCGTCACCGCGTCGCACACGTACTCGAAGTGCGGGGTGCCGCCGCGGACGACGACGCCCAGCGCCACCACCGCGTCGTGCGTGCGGGCCAGCTCCTGGGCCACCACCGGCAGCTCGACGGCGCCCGCGACGCGCGCCACGGTCGGCGAGGCCACCCCGGCCCCCGCCGCCGCCTCCAGGGCGCGGGCCACCAGGTTGTCGGTGATCTTCGCGTGCCAGCGCGTGGCCACGACGGCCAGCCTCAGGCCCGCCGCGTCCGGGACGTCGGCCTCGGGCCGACCTTCGCCGCTCATTCCGCTCCTTCGGTGGTGGACACGACCGCGCCGCCCTGGCCCAGCGCCTCGTACTGTTCGAGCTGGTGCAGCTCGTGGCCCATCCGGTCGCGCTTGGTGCGCAGGTAGCGCAGGTTCTCCGGGTTGGGCGAGATCGGCAGCGGCACGCGGTCGAGCACGGTCAGGCCGTAGCCCTCCAGGCCGACGCGCTTGGCCGGGTTGTTCGTCAGCAGCCGCATCGACTTGACGCCGAGCCGGCACAGGATCTGCGCGCCGGTGCCGTAGTCGCGGGCGTCGGCGGGCAGGCCCTGGGCGAGGTTGGCGTCCACGGTGTCCGCGCCGCCGTCCTGGAGCTGGTACGCCTGGAGCTTGTGCATCAGGCCGATGCCGCGGCCCTCGTGACCGCGCATGTAGAGCACGACGCCGCGCCCCTGCGCCGAGACCGCCTCCAGCGCGGCGTCCAGCTGCGGACCGCAGTCGCAGCGCAGCGAGCCGAAGATGTCGCCGGTCAGGCACTCGGAGTGCACGCGGACCAGCACGTCCTCGCCGTCGCCGATGTCGCCGCAGACGAACGCGACGTGCTCGATGCCGTCGAGCTTGCTGTCGAAGCCGACCGCGGTGAACGTGCCGTGCACGGTCGGGATGCGGGCCTCGGCGACCCGCTCCACCTGGGTCTCGACGCGCCGCCGGTAGGCGATCAGGTCGGCGATGCTGATGAGCGCGAGGTCGTGGTCGGCGGCGAACACCTCCAGCTCGTCGCGCCGCGCCATGTCGCCCTCGTCCTTCTGCGACACGATCTCGCACAGCACGCCGGCCGGCGAGAGCCCCGCCAGGCGGGCCAGGTCGACGGCGGCCTCGGTGTGCCCGGGGCGGCGCAGCACGCCGCCGTCGCGGGCGCGCAGCGGCACCACGTGACCGGGGCGGCTGAAGTGGCGGGCCGTCGAGGCCGGGTCGGCCAGCAACCGGATCGTGTGGGCCCGGTCGGCGGCCGAGATGCCGGTGGACACGCCCTCGCGGGCGTCGACGGTCACCGTGTAGGCGGTGCCGCGCTGGTCCTGGTTCGTGTGGTACATCGGCGGCAGGTCGAGCCGGTCGCAGTCGGCCTCGGTCAGCGACACGCACACGTACCCGGACGTGTAGCGGACCATGAACGCGAGCAGCTCCGGCGTCGCCTTCTCGGCGGCGAAGATCAGGTCGCCCTCGTTCTCGCGGTCCTCGTCGTCCACGACGATGACCGGTCGGCCGCTGGCGATGTCCTTGACGGCCCGCTCGATGTCGGCGAAGTCCTTCACCTGGTCTCCTCGGCGCGCAGGTGGGGCTGGGCGAGGCGCTCCACGTACTTCG
This region of Saccharothrix longispora genomic DNA includes:
- a CDS encoding M20/M25/M40 family metallo-hydrolase, with protein sequence MRRRSLLTGAAAAAGAAVLGLNPVARAQRPGASDLPDLGLGDLPVVGRVRARRAMEHLRVLSDRMGLRIGGTESEHRARDYLADVLRDLRYQVTLQPFAVPDKYLSTLVVGGDTWHAAASRSGALGVTATGPVRELDPAAPLPDDLTGAIVLLVNVPTGSTAVLDAARRGAAAVLVGRVPVPPAGRTGAFSPALTGAVAVPVLGVAQVHVERLRAAGPVTITVTTTHHTGLTSYNVIADRPATFPGRDRGVVMVTAHYDTVPGSPGANDDGSGTVLALELARVLRHLPTRRALRFALWGSEEQGLLGSRHYVGGLPAEEAARIAGVFQNDMVATSHGPATAYWLLSVDGGDNATTAQVAAAATRLGYGSRVHGPVARGSSDHVPFHEKGIAAANFSWRGEGGPHELEPLYHTPEDTIAQNVSPERLQVSLELIGAAAYRLACARS
- a CDS encoding PH domain-containing protein translates to MAVEFRPKKIRLVAVTCAVFLVASFTVVGLLLGDTPTGVIFRTSDQVAMICLGVLLACGALLLARPRVRADAEGIEVRNVVTAHRYAWSDVLHVSFPDGASWARLELPDDEYVSVMAVQAVDREHAVAAVRALRELHRAATP
- the ribH gene encoding 6,7-dimethyl-8-ribityllumazine synthase; amino-acid sequence: MSGEGRPEADVPDAAGLRLAVVATRWHAKITDNLVARALEAAAGAGVASPTVARVAGAVELPVVAQELARTHDAVVALGVVVRGGTPHFEYVCDAVTAGLTRVALDESTPVGNGVLTTDDEEQALARAGFADSVEDKGFEACVAALDTALVLRGLRAGT
- a CDS encoding bifunctional 3,4-dihydroxy-2-butanone-4-phosphate synthase/GTP cyclohydrolase II, with translation MKDFADIERAVKDIASGRPVIVVDDEDRENEGDLIFAAEKATPELLAFMVRYTSGYVCVSLTEADCDRLDLPPMYHTNQDQRGTAYTVTVDAREGVSTGISAADRAHTIRLLADPASTARHFSRPGHVVPLRARDGGVLRRPGHTEAAVDLARLAGLSPAGVLCEIVSQKDEGDMARRDELEVFAADHDLALISIADLIAYRRRVETQVERVAEARIPTVHGTFTAVGFDSKLDGIEHVAFVCGDIGDGEDVLVRVHSECLTGDIFGSLRCDCGPQLDAALEAVSAQGRGVVLYMRGHEGRGIGLMHKLQAYQLQDGGADTVDANLAQGLPADARDYGTGAQILCRLGVKSMRLLTNNPAKRVGLEGYGLTVLDRVPLPISPNPENLRYLRTKRDRMGHELHQLEQYEALGQGGAVVSTTEGAE